The window GGCACCCACATCGGTGTTGCGTTGTGTGACAACGCCGTTGAAGGGCGCGCGCACCTTCTCGTACTCCTGCAGGGAGATAACTCGATCCAGATTGGCGCGGTAACTCTCCACGTTGCGGTGCGACGAGGCTACGATTGCGAGCTGAGCCTTGTAGTCAGTCTCACGCTGATCTCCGTCCTGTTGCGAAAAGACGCCGCGTGCCACAAGAATGCGCCAACGATCCCAGGTAACTTTGCGCAGTGCGAGCTGTGCCTGCTGCTGTGCCTCGTCGGACTCGGCCTGACGAAGCTGCTCGCGGGCTTGCGCCACCTGCGCGTCCAGGTCGGGGGCATCGATCGTTGCTAGCAACTGGCCTTTCTTCACGTGGTCGCCGATGTCAACAAACCGCTGACGCAGATAGCCGTTGGCGCGAGCGTACACATAGGCCACGGTAAGGGCGCTGGTGGTTCCCGGTATCGTAAGTTCGCCTGGAGTGTGCGAGCGCATGGCCTGCACCACCTCGACCTCCGGCTGCTCGTTCTGCCGTTGCCGCGCATTCTCCGCGGCCTTCTTGTTGTGGTTGTGATGCGGCAGCCAGCCAAGGAAGAAGACAATCAGCAACAATGCGACGCCAATAACAACCCATTTGACGATGGTCCCCCATTGCATATGGTGACTCCGATGCTTGCTGTCGTACTCCTGCTGCTGCGCACGGTCCTGATGTACCTGTTGATGCTTTTTATGCGACGCCTGTCGCGCGGCAGACTCTTCGATCTCCCACTCTTTGCGGGTCATGCGTCGGTCTGGATCTTCCGCGATGCGGCGCAGGCGTTCGTCTTCCGGATACTGACGTTGTTCGAGATCATCGCTCATGCCGTGCCCTCCGAAGGCTGCTCAGCGGAACGGCCTGTCTTTTGTTTGC is drawn from Edaphobacter lichenicola and contains these coding sequences:
- a CDS encoding efflux RND transporter periplasmic adaptor subunit: MSDDLEQRQYPEDERLRRIAEDPDRRMTRKEWEIEESAARQASHKKHQQVHQDRAQQQEYDSKHRSHHMQWGTIVKWVVIGVALLLIVFFLGWLPHHNHNKKAAENARQRQNEQPEVEVVQAMRSHTPGELTIPGTTSALTVAYVYARANGYLRQRFVDIGDHVKKGQLLATIDAPDLDAQVAQAREQLRQAESDEAQQQAQLALRKVTWDRWRILVARGVFSQQDGDQRETDYKAQLAIVASSHRNVESYRANLDRVISLQEYEKVRAPFNGVVTQRNTDVGALITTTGAASTAPSPDSMQSSGGTLNSSTSNNGGTSGSPNTSATPSTGGSQGGVLFAIAQTDVLRILISVPEGYASSIRRSMSAKVYVQERPAAAVFGKVTRTADSVDTNTRTMLVEVDVDNRDGSLYPGMYALVSFVEVTGISPIVIPGDAVVVRNDRTSVATVHDQKIQMKQVEIGRDYGPQVEILSGLKEGEWIVTSVTDFVQQGVSVRPKVDETAAQQQRGGGQQTNQVPNSGPDQYGDQSIVNSATESTTQKGSPQKQQSKQTPGGKEQKIQKGSGSSQ